The following coding sequences lie in one Silvanigrella aquatica genomic window:
- a CDS encoding RNHCP domain-containing protein — MSLEQPVFTKINESFSCSNCHYSVPPAQSTCRDHCPKCLYSIHVDNNPGDRASLCKGILKPIAFSQHKKKGFMIHYQCLSCGEEKRNKFLENDCFIADDFNILLKLSGVTKVVT, encoded by the coding sequence ATGTCCCTTGAACAACCTGTATTTACAAAAATAAATGAATCCTTTTCTTGTTCAAATTGCCATTATTCTGTGCCTCCAGCACAAAGCACGTGTCGTGATCATTGTCCAAAATGTTTATATAGTATTCATGTCGACAATAATCCTGGAGACAGAGCCTCATTGTGTAAAGGAATATTAAAACCCATTGCATTTTCACAGCACAAAAAAAAAGGTTTTATGATTCATTATCAATGCCTGTCCTGTGGAGAAGAAAAAAGAAATAAATTCCTAGAAAATGATTGCTTCATTGCAGATGATTTCAACATACTCTTAAAACTAAGCGGCGTAACAAAGGTAGTAACGTGA
- a CDS encoding TlpA family protein disulfide reductase: protein MSSKFANKKSLIISAAILSFFLALMIYALKQDPNFTPSQLVGEQAPTISAPVAQGGSFNSQDIFHHNRWVVVNFWSSYCNVCRNEAPEIENFYQTVTLKSNENPYFLSINIQDDKETIKQWQNNYKQSFPVIQDEQGLISLKYGVTGTPETFFIAPDSTVKYRVAGQVSKDFILNFIAWLEKHPTASQEEATKALINIRSNS, encoded by the coding sequence ATGAGTTCTAAATTCGCAAATAAAAAATCATTAATTATTTCTGCTGCCATTCTATCCTTTTTCTTAGCACTGATGATTTATGCACTAAAGCAAGATCCCAACTTTACACCAAGCCAGCTTGTGGGAGAACAGGCTCCCACCATTTCGGCACCTGTTGCGCAAGGAGGATCATTTAATTCCCAAGATATTTTCCATCATAATCGATGGGTCGTTGTTAACTTTTGGTCTTCTTATTGCAATGTATGTCGAAACGAAGCGCCTGAAATTGAAAATTTTTATCAAACAGTGACATTGAAAAGCAATGAAAATCCTTATTTTTTAAGTATTAATATTCAAGATGATAAAGAAACAATTAAACAGTGGCAAAACAATTACAAACAAAGTTTTCCGGTTATTCAAGATGAACAAGGACTCATTTCTTTAAAATATGGCGTTACAGGAACTCCTGAAACATTTTTTATAGCTCCCGATTCTACTGTTAAATACCGTGTGGCAGGACAAGTCAGCAAAGATTTTATTTTAAATTTCATTGCATGGCTAGAGAAACACCCTACTGCAAGCCAAGAAGAAGCTACAAAAGCACTTATCAATATAAGAAGCAATTCCTAA
- a CDS encoding cytochrome c maturation protein CcmE: MKLNGGQIAGILIVVGSLSLIIYQATRSESSVTFYTPAEVYASPLKFEGKLFRVSGLVLAGTKQWDAKNSDLKFKITDLEGHNFHVHYKGIPPDLFKEGQGVVVEGRLLSNPNENQEKQIIANLLMVKHSEVYDTQKDHKQMKEAKLLDSILKDQNINKNSEKVEN; this comes from the coding sequence ATGAAATTAAATGGTGGCCAAATAGCAGGAATTCTCATTGTTGTTGGCTCATTAAGCTTAATTATTTATCAAGCAACGCGAAGCGAATCTTCTGTTACTTTTTATACACCAGCTGAAGTGTATGCTAGCCCTTTGAAGTTTGAAGGAAAATTATTTCGTGTTTCAGGATTGGTTTTAGCAGGTACAAAACAGTGGGACGCTAAAAACAGTGATTTAAAGTTTAAAATAACAGACCTAGAAGGTCACAATTTTCATGTTCATTACAAGGGAATTCCTCCAGATCTATTTAAAGAAGGTCAAGGAGTGGTTGTAGAAGGTCGCCTTTTATCAAACCCAAATGAAAATCAAGAAAAGCAAATTATTGCAAATCTTTTAATGGTTAAACATAGTGAAGTTTATGATACCCAAAAAGATCATAAGCAAATGAAAGAAGCAAAACTTTTAGATAGCATATTAAAAGATCAAAATATAAATAAAAATTCTGAAAAAGTAGAGAATTAA
- the ccsA gene encoding cytochrome c biogenesis protein CcsA has product MNVENTIQSKIPNKILKPMRRWNFLILLFTFIQIIGWYFALFQIGADTDQGNVYRIIFVHVPVAWCAFFWVFLSAIFAILTLIYSKKSEIFDRSSHASLELGTVFSLLTLITGSVWGRPTWGVWWDWDPRLTSSLVMFLVCCGYLVLRHFTPDIKARRNVSAVIAILGAINVPVVYFSVNLWRSVHQPQTFVEKSQNASTDISLVLLFNYVAMFILSIAIYKMRRQSISAKETLESARGQQ; this is encoded by the coding sequence ATGAACGTTGAAAACACTATACAAAGTAAAATTCCAAATAAAATATTAAAACCAATGAGAAGATGGAATTTTCTCATTCTATTATTTACTTTCATTCAAATAATAGGCTGGTATTTTGCATTATTTCAAATTGGAGCCGATACCGATCAAGGTAACGTTTACCGCATTATTTTTGTCCACGTTCCTGTTGCTTGGTGTGCTTTTTTTTGGGTATTTTTAAGTGCTATTTTTGCTATTTTAACATTAATATACTCCAAAAAATCTGAAATTTTCGATCGCAGTAGTCATGCCTCACTTGAATTAGGAACCGTGTTTTCGTTATTAACTTTAATCACGGGAAGCGTTTGGGGTAGACCCACCTGGGGAGTTTGGTGGGATTGGGATCCCAGACTTACCTCAAGTCTTGTGATGTTTCTTGTTTGCTGCGGCTATTTAGTGTTACGCCATTTTACTCCCGATATTAAGGCAAGACGCAATGTTTCCGCTGTGATTGCCATTTTAGGAGCAATTAATGTTCCTGTTGTTTATTTTAGTGTTAATTTATGGAGATCTGTGCATCAACCTCAAACATTTGTAGAAAAATCACAAAATGCTTCCACAGATATTAGTCTCGTTTTGTTATTTAATTATGTTGCTATGTTTATTTTAAGTATTGCAATTTATAAAATGAGAAGACAATCCATATCCGCTAAAGAAACACTGGAATCTGCAAGAGGTCAGCAATGA
- a CDS encoding heme exporter protein CcmB gives MTYATQQKKITILTWLHHFIFINKISFRSLWVRKATWFGTLIFACCLLILFPFGLGTEALKRIDIQIGSLWIINEFIVVLAVGRIFAPEQESYAIDLLLSSRIPRSSLLAGKISFSFFQILSLQVPVTFFWIILFNVPSSILYELLKIIMPVSLLFNAGTASLGALVSCITARSLAKEILLPMLFFPLQSGILLAAVSLTVQVGNNSLLGAFSPEAWWTILITYPIIFTALGFLLSEVLLQE, from the coding sequence ATGACATATGCGACACAACAAAAAAAAATCACTATTTTAACTTGGTTACATCACTTTATTTTTATTAATAAAATAAGTTTTCGTTCCCTTTGGGTACGTAAGGCAACTTGGTTCGGCACCCTCATTTTTGCTTGCTGCCTTCTTATTCTTTTTCCTTTTGGACTGGGAACAGAAGCTTTAAAACGAATCGATATTCAAATTGGATCCTTATGGATTATCAATGAGTTTATCGTGGTTTTGGCTGTAGGTCGTATTTTTGCTCCGGAACAAGAATCATATGCGATTGATCTTTTGCTTTCATCGCGTATTCCGCGTTCCTCATTACTTGCGGGTAAAATTTCATTTTCCTTTTTTCAAATTTTATCATTACAAGTACCTGTCACATTTTTTTGGATTATTTTATTTAATGTCCCTAGCTCTATTTTATATGAACTCCTTAAAATTATAATGCCGGTAAGCTTGCTTTTTAATGCGGGTACTGCAAGTTTGGGAGCGCTCGTTTCGTGCATAACAGCGCGCAGCTTAGCCAAAGAAATATTGCTCCCTATGCTATTTTTCCCCTTACAAAGCGGAATACTTCTTGCCGCTGTTTCTTTAACGGTTCAAGTTGGCAATAATTCATTGCTAGGAGCATTTAGTCCTGAGGCATGGTGGACTATCCTAATAACTTATCCCATTATATTTACAGCACTAGGCTTTTTATTAAGCGAAGTGCTTTTACAGGAATAG
- the ccmA gene encoding heme ABC exporter ATP-binding protein CcmA translates to MNPYLSCENIEIKVGYKTLISSFSLTVNSSETFAITGSNGCGKTSLLRILAGLSRPHEGVIKIMNEKLWPTKEIKYEHYSIFLSNIPSLLLDHSVLWNLEFYVKSFGLKFTLPEYKQALSLVGLKDREKQIARSLSTGQKRRLSFAALTLMKPNIVLADEPTNGLDEEGCQLCLEILSSLKTFHNSSIIIATHDEKLINWCQNKISLEKYVPKEQKNKINVKALL, encoded by the coding sequence ATGAATCCTTATCTTTCATGTGAGAATATAGAAATTAAAGTGGGTTATAAAACACTCATATCCTCATTTTCTTTAACCGTAAATTCCTCAGAAACATTTGCGATTACAGGATCAAATGGTTGTGGCAAAACTTCTTTATTGCGCATTTTAGCTGGTTTATCACGACCTCATGAGGGAGTGATAAAAATCATGAATGAAAAGCTATGGCCCACAAAAGAAATTAAATATGAACATTATTCTATTTTTCTTTCCAATATCCCCTCTTTGCTCCTAGATCATTCCGTTTTATGGAACTTAGAATTTTATGTAAAATCCTTTGGCTTAAAATTTACTCTTCCTGAATATAAACAAGCATTATCACTAGTTGGACTTAAGGATCGTGAAAAACAAATTGCCCGAAGCCTTTCTACAGGGCAAAAAAGACGACTGAGTTTTGCCGCCCTCACTCTCATGAAACCTAATATTGTCTTAGCAGACGAACCTACAAATGGTCTTGATGAAGAAGGCTGCCAGTTGTGCCTTGAAATATTATCTTCATTAAAAACCTTTCATAATTCTTCAATTATTATTGCGACACATGATGAAAAGCTTATTAATTGGTGTCAAAATAAAATTTCACTTGAAAAATATGTTCCCAAAGAACAAAAAAACAAAATCAATGTGAAGGCCTTACTCTAA
- a CDS encoding Crp/Fnr family transcriptional regulator encodes MERKTKGTYTLRRLFPSLSEEDLLLFQENSSVIRLKKGQNLFISGDTPRSIYGVANGCLKIVRESQEGESVITRIVRAGQIVGIREVFGEFKYGRTSVALKDSEVFSIEKTIVIDLIQRSPAVSMQFMKIFCNELSRMEKRIESDLYRPAKNRVASVIFELYNLFADEGAQSFEPPLNRRDIAELADVTPETVSRAIADLKHAGIMETQGSSFTILDTMALQNEAEER; translated from the coding sequence ATGGAAAGAAAAACTAAGGGAACATATACTCTGCGCCGTTTGTTTCCTTCTCTTTCAGAAGAAGATCTCCTTTTATTCCAAGAAAACTCATCCGTAATTAGATTAAAAAAGGGTCAAAATCTTTTTATTTCAGGTGATACCCCTCGTTCCATCTACGGTGTTGCCAATGGCTGTTTAAAAATTGTGCGTGAGAGCCAAGAAGGCGAAAGTGTCATCACACGCATTGTAAGAGCAGGACAAATAGTGGGAATTCGAGAAGTTTTTGGTGAGTTTAAGTACGGCCGCACTTCTGTCGCGCTAAAAGATAGCGAGGTTTTTTCTATTGAAAAAACCATTGTCATCGATTTAATTCAAAGAAGTCCAGCTGTATCAATGCAATTTATGAAAATTTTTTGCAACGAGCTCTCTCGAATGGAAAAAAGAATTGAGTCGGATCTTTATCGTCCTGCAAAAAACCGAGTTGCATCTGTTATTTTTGAGCTTTACAATTTATTTGCAGATGAAGGAGCGCAAAGTTTTGAACCTCCCTTAAATAGGCGAGACATTGCCGAACTCGCCGATGTCACGCCAGAAACCGTAAGCCGCGCTATTGCAGATTTAAAACATGCGGGAATCATGGAAACACAGGGCTCTTCGTTCACTATTCTTGACACTATGGCACTGCAAAATGAAGCGGAAGAAAGATAA
- the dacB gene encoding D-alanyl-D-alanine carboxypeptidase/D-alanyl-D-alanine-endopeptidase, whose amino-acid sequence MKKNLLNKTIFILIILISQNSAYAQDDSFPALKKLEKEGNQVSAMAVRLSDGKIIAELNSEKRLSPASVTKLILASKAIDTWGIDKTFTTKVFMRGKLNKEILNGDLIFYGVGDPSLTNEKLWFISTDVARYGIKKITGKIIVNNSFYGKVTDDENRIAGKTKSQNAYDSPLSSAAVNFSVLALVISPAQEEGHTAHIALEPYAMSNVKILGSVKTTKESSNTQLSVSRTSKNGKDTYIVSGNIALGSTPQRIYRSVSDPNLYAGETFNAFLNSAGVETSGMIDIDTSNITKNDVLVSQIESFPLDWQLRGLFQVSNNFIADMLTLNLINETNSKNKGDLKAGGKILEQYLKNIIQNSPWHDQKNQNSPIIIESGSGLTPNNRLSAKDIISVLDQMYFNGRGFPAYLAALPVIGEEGTLKKRFASSSEKHLQGRLRAKTGTLTEPVHVSALGGYSRLRNGDWVSFAIIVNGMKSKPQIDLKNIRDAIDSDLAKVLPSEL is encoded by the coding sequence ATGAAAAAAAACTTATTAAATAAAACCATTTTTATTTTAATTATACTCATTTCTCAGAATAGCGCTTATGCCCAAGACGATTCCTTTCCTGCATTAAAAAAATTAGAAAAAGAAGGCAATCAAGTTTCTGCTATGGCAGTTAGATTAAGCGATGGAAAAATTATTGCGGAATTAAATTCTGAAAAACGACTTTCTCCAGCATCTGTTACAAAGCTCATTTTAGCCTCTAAGGCTATTGATACCTGGGGAATTGATAAGACATTTACCACCAAAGTATTTATGCGTGGCAAACTTAATAAAGAAATATTAAATGGCGATTTGATTTTTTATGGAGTAGGAGATCCCTCGCTTACCAATGAAAAACTATGGTTTATATCTACCGACGTTGCACGCTATGGTATTAAAAAAATTACAGGTAAAATTATTGTTAATAATTCTTTTTATGGAAAAGTAACAGATGACGAAAATCGTATTGCGGGTAAAACAAAAAGTCAAAATGCTTATGATTCTCCTCTTTCTTCTGCCGCAGTCAATTTTAGTGTTCTTGCACTTGTCATAAGCCCCGCACAAGAAGAAGGACACACTGCGCACATTGCTCTTGAGCCTTATGCCATGTCAAATGTAAAAATTTTAGGTTCTGTAAAGACGACGAAAGAAAGCTCTAACACACAATTATCCGTTTCAAGAACATCAAAAAATGGCAAAGACACTTATATCGTGTCTGGAAATATTGCTTTAGGAAGTACGCCACAAAGAATTTATCGCTCCGTTTCCGATCCCAATTTATACGCTGGTGAAACATTTAACGCATTTTTAAACAGCGCTGGCGTTGAAACATCGGGGATGATTGATATTGACACATCAAATATTACCAAAAATGATGTCCTTGTTTCTCAAATAGAAAGTTTTCCTCTTGATTGGCAACTGCGCGGTTTATTTCAAGTAAGTAATAATTTTATTGCGGATATGCTAACTCTGAATTTAATTAATGAGACAAATTCTAAAAACAAAGGAGATCTTAAAGCAGGAGGTAAAATATTAGAGCAATATTTAAAAAATATCATTCAAAATTCTCCTTGGCATGATCAAAAAAACCAAAATTCACCTATAATTATAGAAAGCGGAAGCGGATTAACTCCCAATAATCGACTTTCTGCTAAAGACATTATTTCCGTGTTGGATCAAATGTATTTTAATGGTAGAGGTTTTCCAGCGTATCTTGCTGCTTTACCAGTAATTGGAGAAGAGGGAACGCTGAAAAAAAGATTTGCCTCCTCCTCTGAAAAACATCTTCAAGGAAGGTTGCGAGCCAAAACAGGCACTCTTACGGAACCAGTTCACGTTTCCGCACTAGGTGGCTACAGCCGTCTTCGTAATGGGGATTGGGTTTCTTTTGCAATTATTGTCAATGGAATGAAATCTAAACCACAAATCGATTTAAAAAACATACGAGATGCCATAGACTCGGACCTTGCAAAGGTTTTGCCATCGGAGCTTTAA
- a CDS encoding peroxiredoxin: MSVLVGRQAPNFKADAVVNGDFKEVSLSDFKGKKYVALFFYPLDFTFVCPTELHAFQEKAEEFAKRDVELMGCSIDSKFSHYAWLSTPKNKGGIEGVKYTLLSDIHRTIARDYDVLSDGGVAFRGFFLIDKSGVVRHQLVNDLPLGRNVDEALRLVDALQHFEKHGEVCPANWNKGKDAMKATKEGVSNYLSKN; encoded by the coding sequence ATGAGTGTTTTAGTAGGTCGCCAAGCTCCAAATTTTAAAGCAGATGCTGTTGTAAATGGAGATTTCAAGGAAGTCTCTCTTTCTGATTTCAAAGGTAAGAAATATGTTGCTTTATTTTTCTATCCCTTAGATTTCACTTTTGTTTGCCCAACAGAGCTTCATGCTTTTCAAGAAAAAGCGGAAGAATTTGCAAAAAGAGATGTTGAGCTTATGGGTTGCAGCATTGATAGCAAATTCTCTCACTATGCCTGGCTGAGTACTCCTAAAAATAAAGGCGGCATTGAAGGCGTCAAGTATACTTTACTGTCCGACATTCACCGCACTATCGCACGTGACTATGATGTCTTAAGTGACGGAGGAGTTGCCTTCCGCGGTTTCTTCTTAATTGACAAAAGCGGTGTTGTGCGTCACCAACTTGTCAACGATCTTCCTTTAGGCCGTAACGTTGACGAAGCTCTTCGTCTTGTTGATGCTTTGCAACACTTCGAAAAACACGGCGAAGTTTGTCCTGCAAATTGGAATAAAGGAAAAGATGCAATGAAGGCAACCAAAGAAGGCGTAAGCAACTATTTGTCTAAAAATTAA